The Armatimonadota bacterium genome includes the window AAGATGTAGATGATCTCGTCGGCGTAGAGCATACCCAGTGTGTTCAGGTATCCCTGAACGCTCTTGAACCCGCCGGTTAGATTGAAGACGATCTTGTAGCCACCATCCTGGTAACCAGGCAGGGTATCTCCGCACCACTTGACGAACTCGATCATGCCCGCCGAGAAATCCTCTCTAGATCTGGTGGAGAGCCTCCGAGGCCTGACGATGTCCACAGGGCAATTGAGAGCATGCCTGAGAAAATCGGCGACAATGTCGGCAGCGCGCTCGCCCTGCCAAGTATCGGTTCCGAGCAGGACATGCATGTCGGACCGACTTGGTTGCCCGTACGACAGTATGCCGTTCACTTCGGCACTGGAGCGCCGCCAAGTGTCTCGATCCGCATTAGCCATACGCGCACGAATGGCCTCGATATGTGATTCGAGGCCTGATCTCTCCTGTTCGGAGAGATCCGCGGTCTGCTTGTTGGCGGTATTGCGCAACAGAGACAGCACCGCCTCATCCGCGGGTCGCTGGGTCAGGACGGACGTCCCGACGGGAGATACGATCAGGTTGGGCATTCTCTTACCTCGATATCCTTCATTCGTGATCGGCGGGCTGGTTCGGCTCTTCCTCCAGCACGCGGCACTGGCCCATGCCCATCGTGGTGCGGTAGCCGACCCCGGTGTAGAACGAGAGGCCGGAGAGCGCACCGAAGAGCATCCTCGCGTCGGCGGAGACGGGCTTCACCAACTGGTACAGGACGGTGCCGGCGAACCCGATGAGCATGAAACGGGGGTACTTCCATCCCCTGGTGACTATGCGCGCGCGGCACAGGGCGGTCGCGGCGGACATCTCGTCGAAGACGGCCTGCTCCACCGGCGCATCGGAGAATGCCTGCCACTTCTGCCAGAGGCTCCCGAAGACGAGGCCGGGGTCGGGCAGGGGGACGTTCAGCCCCTGGCGGCGGAAAGTGGTGGGAGACATGAAACGCAGGACGGACTCCGTGCCCTTGTCCACCAGCAGCGATTCGAAGCTCGCGGCGCCTCCGAACGGCGGCTCCATCCGCGCGTCCATGAGATGGAACGGCGTGCCTTGAAGCTCTATGGAGCCGCTGCGGGCGAGGATCTCGAATATCGGCCTGGAGACGGCGTCGAAGACGGGGCGCGCGGCGGTGCAGACCCTGATCCGGCATTCGGTGTACTTCGGAATGGTCATCTGCTCGCCGCGGGCCCTGGTGCGCGGCCACATGGTGGATATGGCGAACGGCTTCACCTGCGCGCTGTCGTGCAGGGCGTGCGACATCTCCTCGTCGTCGTGGCGGATGAGCCGGAGCATCGCGCCGTGGACGAGGTGCGCGCACGGGTGGGGAAGCTCGCAGTCCTGCTTCGGGTAGAGGCGCAGATCGAGCGCGGCGAGCATCAGTCGGGCTCCAGGGTGAAGAGCGCCCACCCGGGGGGACGCCTGCCGATCAGAACACGAGTCTTAGCATCGTAGTAGAAGTTCGGGTTCTTGCCCTTGGGCGGGTGCTTGCCGTACGGCTTGGCCAGATTAAGTCCTACAGTATTCATCCCACAACCCCACCCGAGCCTGATAAGCGCGCCTTCATCATGCTTCTCGGCGTATTCCCTGGCCGCCTCATACCATTTTGCGCACTCCTGACTGCGGGTGTCGGTGTTCTTTTGCCAGAATAGGATTTCCTGCTCCAGCACCTCCCCGTAGAAGTCCGCACAGGCATCCAGGATCGCGTCTCGTGAGATCAGTCCCTCCATGCCCCTTCGTTTCAGCATGCCGGTCTCGATCGCGAGAGTCCCCCGGATCGCGTAGGGGTTCTCCCTGTTGCCTGCTGGAAAGCACTCCCGATAGTCCTGCAGTTCCTGGGCCTTGGCTTCATCGGACATCCCCACATGCGACGGTTGGAGGACCCAGGTGCCGATGCTTCCCGTGACCGCATCACTGATCTTAAGGTTGCGCAGCGGATCGTCCGCGATGCCGCCAAACGGGCCCTCGCGGCGGTTGGCCATCGTCCGACGCTCCCATGTCGAAGCGTCGCTGGCCGCCGGAACAGGGTGCATCTGACCATCCACGGCCTGCCAGAGCAAGGCCGTGCGAACGGCTCCCTTGATGGAGCTGCCGGGGATGATCGCGGAGGCGAGGGTCCGGTTCAGAAGTGCGATCTCCAATCCGCTTACGCCCAGTCCCCAACGCGCGTTGATACCGTCGAGGACGGATTTCGTGGACTTGCATCGGAAGAGAGTGTGCTTGCGGATGAGCGCCTTCAGCGCATCGGATTGATTGACGTTGCTGACCCACGTGACGGGATTCTCGTCAATCCATCCCAGAAGCTTGCCCGTGAGGTCTCCCATCTCTTCAGACGGGATGTTGCCGAGATTGACGGCGCAGATCATGTCGTCGAGGACGAAATACTCGCCGGGGCACATCGACTCGCCCGAGCCGACGTGGATGGGGGCAAGCGGGGTTATCTTCATGCGGTAGCTATCACTCAGCCTGGTCATTGAGCCTCACCCCCATCGGGAATGCATATCCGTACTGGACGATATCCGGATACTCCGAATGAACGTTCCTCACTAATCGTCCGTGCGGGACGTTCGGATCACCGGGAAAGACCGATCCCGCGGTCAGCATCAGCACCGGCTTCTTCCAGACGTTGCCCGCCAGGGCGTATTGGTCGCCCAGTTTTCCGTGCTTTACGTGAATCGAGTACCAGGACCGCGCCGGGTCTATGTCATCCGCGGCGGGAACGAACGCGGACGACAGACTGATGTAGTGGGTCGGGTCGGGGCATTCCGGGGCGGCCCAGTCGTCTATCAGTAGGTCGCGGATGGCGCCCTTGCCGGTGCTTCTGTCCCGCCCGTACCCGGAATGCTCGATGTACTCCATGCAGGAGCGGAAATCATCGAGCGACAGGACGGCCTCGTCGAGCCGCGCCAGGAAGTAGAAGCCGTGAGTGGCAAAATGGTCCTCCTGCTGAAAGAGGTCCTCGCTTGCCAGCGTCCATCTGTTGATCACGTTGTGAGTCGTGAGCACAATTTCCGATCTGGGGTAGGCCGCGCCGCA containing:
- a CDS encoding CRISPR-associated endoribonuclease Cas6; its protein translation is MLAALDLRLYPKQDCELPHPCAHLVHGAMLRLIRHDDEEMSHALHDSAQVKPFAISTMWPRTRARGEQMTIPKYTECRIRVCTAARPVFDAVSRPIFEILARSGSIELQGTPFHLMDARMEPPFGGAASFESLLVDKGTESVLRFMSPTTFRRQGLNVPLPDPGLVFGSLWQKWQAFSDAPVEQAVFDEMSAATALCRARIVTRGWKYPRFMLIGFAGTVLYQLVKPVSADARMLFGALSGLSFYTGVGYRTTMGMGQCRVLEEEPNQPADHE
- the csm5 gene encoding type III-A CRISPR-associated RAMP protein Csm5, whose amino-acid sequence is MTRLSDSYRMKITPLAPIHVGSGESMCPGEYFVLDDMICAVNLGNIPSEEMGDLTGKLLGWIDENPVTWVSNVNQSDALKALIRKHTLFRCKSTKSVLDGINARWGLGVSGLEIALLNRTLASAIIPGSSIKGAVRTALLWQAVDGQMHPVPAASDASTWERRTMANRREGPFGGIADDPLRNLKISDAVTGSIGTWVLQPSHVGMSDEAKAQELQDYRECFPAGNRENPYAIRGTLAIETGMLKRRGMEGLISRDAILDACADFYGEVLEQEILFWQKNTDTRSQECAKWYEAAREYAEKHDEGALIRLGWGCGMNTVGLNLAKPYGKHPPKGKNPNFYYDAKTRVLIGRRPPGWALFTLEPD